In the genome of Calothrix sp. PCC 6303, the window CAGTTCACCCAACAGGATAAAACTAGATAAGAATCTTTTTTGTTAACGAATCAAAATAACCGTACCCATTAAAATCAAACCAGTTCCCAAGAATACTTTTAGCGTTAGGGGTTCCTTGAGAAAAAGTAACGAAAAAATGAGTACCAAAACCAAACTTAATTTGTCCAAAGGTGCAACTAAAGAAGCCTTTCCCACTTGTAAAGCGCGAAAGTAAAACAACCAAGATAAACCCGTTGACAACCCAGAGAAGACGAGAAACAATAAGATTTTGGGAGTTATTGTTAAAATTGTGTCGAATTGTCCTCTAACTAAAACCCAACTCCAAACCATCACTAAAATAACTAGAGTACGGATTGCGGTTGCTAAATTGGGGTTGATTGCTTCGACTCCAATTTTGGCAAAAATAGTTGTCAAGGCGGCAAAAAATGCCGATAATAGAGCATAAAAGATACTATTGCTTTCACTATTCAACATTTAATGTCCCCGAACAGATAAGTATTTGTTGAGAAATAATATCACTATTTCCCTGTGGTTAAATCTACATATTCAGAATAACTCAACGGCAGGTAAAGCCTTCTCACCTGCTACCGTCACCCACAAGGTATTCGTATCAATATTGGTAACTGTAATTTTTGTATAGCAACCGCAAGGGGTTTTTCTGATTTAGATGTGAAAGCATCACTGT includes:
- a CDS encoding EamA family transporter, which translates into the protein MLNSESNSIFYALLSAFFAALTTIFAKIGVEAINPNLATAIRTLVILVMVWSWVLVRGQFDTILTITPKILLFLVFSGLSTGLSWLFYFRALQVGKASLVAPLDKLSLVLVLIFSLLFLKEPLTLKVFLGTGLILMGTVILIR